The Labilibaculum sp. sequence AAGTTTTGTCTCTAAAAATTTTATGAATTAGGATCTGCTGCAGTTGAGGTGCAAAGGGATTGTATAACTGACTTGAGTACCATGAGAATTTTGATCAAGATGGTTAAGGTCCAGTATTTCGAAATACATTTTTTTAGATGATTTAAAATTGTAAATCTTAACCCGGTCAAGAGCTATTGACGTAGCGATAGATTTATGATTTTTAGCTTGCCTGTTCTTTTTGGCTTCATCGATACCAATTCCATTGTCTTTAATTTGAAATCGTAACGAATCCATATTTTTTGTAAGCGAAACCTTAACCTGTATTTTTGCATTGGGATTATTTCTGAGCATTCCGTGTACCAAAGCATTTTCTACAAATGGTTGAGCAAGCATCGGAGGAACAAGAACCTGATCCTGATCAATATTTTTATCAATTTCAAATTCATAGCTTATTTCATTTTCAAACCGTAGTTTTTGCAAGCCAATATAATCTTTTAAAGTTTCAAGCTCTGTTCTGAGAGATACAAATTCTTCTCTCGAGTTTTCCAGTATTCCCCTTACCAAACTTGCCAATCGGGAAAGGTAATTATTGGCCTCTACATTCTTCTTATCGAGTATAAAACTCTGAATTGCCGTTAATGAATTGAATAAAAAATGAGGATTCATTTGAGTTAACAGAACTTTTTGGCGCAAATCCATAATTTTATGATCTGCCCGTAATCGGTTAATTCGCAGGGAGACCACAATGGCAACAGCACCCAATATCATCACGATCATTAGAATAATGATCCATGCATTTTTCTTACCTAATTCAAGGTTCTGAATTTGACTTTTTTGCTGTAATAATTCCAGCTCTTTTTGATTTTTTTCGATTTCATAAGCTGTTGAAAGTTCAGCAAAACGATTCGTTGTTTGAATTTCGTTTAAAGAGTCAGATATCTGAATCATTTCATTTTGATGAAAATAGGCCTTTTTGTAATTTCCGGTTTTTCGATAGACTGTAGTTAAAGATTCTAGTATTTCCGCTCTCCATTTGAGCATACTATTCTTTACTGCAATTTTATCTGCTTCAAGTAGGTGCTTTTCTGCTAATGTGTACTTTTTCTGGTCAATTGCAATTCTGCCAAGTTCCAATTTGGTGCTAATAACACCATCTTTATCACCTATTTTTATTCTAATATCTTCAGCTTTTTGCACATAAATAATGGCAGAATCGAGCTTGCCCTGTGAATGAAGTAAAAAGCCGATATTAAAAAGTAATTTTGATTCAAATAAAATATTTCCAATTTTAGAATTCTCGTGTAAAGATTTGTTGTAGTAATCGAGACTTGTTGTGAATTCTTTCCTGAGTTCGGAGATAGCACCTAAATTGCAATATGCATTTGCGATTTCTTTTGTTTTTTTAAATTTCTTAAAATTCCGGAGGGCGTAATGGTAATAGGTTTCAGCCTTGTTAATTTCCTTTGTTTCAAAATATAAATTTCCGAGATTGTTGAAAACACTGCCCAGACCTTCTTCGTAATTGCCTTCTTTGTATATTTTCAGATTATCCAGATAGTACTCCAGAGCCTTGTCATATTTACCTTGTTTCCTGTAAAGTAATCCGATATTACCAAGAACTTTACCAATATCAACCTTTGAGTTGATGGCTTCGAATTGAGGAATTGATTTTTCGTAATAAATGAAAGCGGAATCATAAGTCCCGGCATAAAAATAATTGATTCCCTGCGTTTTATAAGATTTTGAAAGTAAATTGTGGTCTTGACTATCCTCAGATAATAGTATGGCTTTTTGGCAAACCAATATACTTTTTTCAGAAGATACGTTGCGTAAATGAGCAGATGAGTCCAGATAATGAAGTATTTGCTGAGTAACTGAATTTTCATCTTGCTGATAAGTATCAACTAGTTTGTTGGAATATACAGATGAGCCAAAGCAGATCACTATAAAAAACAGAATAACCCGAAATAGCTTCATATTTATAGGATTTAGTGATGGAAATCAGTAGCGTATGCTAATTTCATTTTAGTGCAAAATAAAGAAATTGTTTAGATAATTAATACTAATGTTTTATTTAAAATGAATTAAAATCATATCAGTTTGTATTTGAGGAAAGACATATTCTTGGAGTATTGGGTCTTGTCTACAAAAAAAGCCTGATCTTTCGATCAGGCTTTTCAATATAATGGGATCTGTATGGAATTACAAGTTGTAAGTGATTCCAATTCCTGGTAAAAAACCAGTATTTTTATATGCTCCTGTGAAACTACCACTTGGGTCGGTTCCGGTAGTTTTTTTACCTTCAATGTACAATAAAGAAGCATCAACGCTTAACTTATCAGTTAACATGTAAGAGAAACCTGCTGAAATACCAATTTTGTTTGCACCTGGAGTTTCAGGAGTGTAAAACTTTTTGTTGGTTGGAGTTTCATCATAATAGAAACCGGCACGAATATCCAGCTTTTCATTTGCAGAATATTGAGCTCCAATCCTGTATGTTTTAGAGTTACTCCAATTTCTTGTACTTTTTGAATCAACAAGTACAGGGACTTCTACAGGACCACCTGGAGTAGAAACTATTGTGGTTGTATTCTTTTCGAAATCAAAATCCAGTGATTTGTACTTATTCCACTGTACAAAATTGACATCAGCAGAAATCAACCATTTTTCATCGATTTGATAAGCAAGACCAATATTAAAACTGGCTGGTAAAGGAAGTGTTGCAGCAACTCCACCATCTGGGAATAATGGAGAAACAGGATCAATAACAGTAAAATCTGCATCGCCATCAGAGTATTCTAATTCTACATCTACCTGAGAACGATAGGAAAGACCAACATTTAATTTTTCAGTTGGTTGCAGAAAAACACCTAAATTGTAACCATATTGTATTTTACTACCATTAATATTTACTTCTCCGTCAGGAGCTCCAAGTGAAGCCAAAGGAAGAGCTCTATTCAAATCTTCTTCACCATAAACAATATTTAGTCCGGCTCCAACACTAATCCAATCAGCAAGTTGATAGGATATGGTAGGCTGAATATAAATAGCTTTCAATTCAATGTCTTGAATTAAATATTTTCCAGACCATGTTTTACCCCAATCTACTTTATTTCCAAAAGGAGTATAAACACCCAAACCAATTGCAAGTTTTTCATTTACTTTCATTGATCCATATAAATAGAATGGTGTTCCTGTTGGATTATCTGTTTCCTCTTTCCCTAAAGCTCCGGTGAACTCAGTTTTAATTATTGTTGCAAACCCTCCTACGGAGAAACTATATTTTTGATCTAGTGTGGCTAAAGCCCCAGGATTCCATTGCATACTACTTGCATCAAAATTTAATGCAGTACCAACATGTCCCATTCCAGTTTGTTTATTGCCTTGAACATTAACAGCGTAACCTTCAGCTTTTACATTGATAGCCATTACAGTTATCGCGACAGCCAAACATATTTTTATTATCATAAGTAGATGATTAATTAATTCAGGAGAAATATAATCCAAATTATAGGTATTGCAAGTAAAATATCAAAACAATGAACAGACAAATCTATTGTGTTCCACTGAAATCAGCACGTATAGATGTATCTAAATTTATAAGTAAGATATATGGTTTTGCTTCTTGTATTAGTTTTTATT is a genomic window containing:
- a CDS encoding outer membrane protein transport protein translates to MIIKICLAVAITVMAINVKAEGYAVNVQGNKQTGMGHVGTALNFDASSMQWNPGALATLDQKYSFSVGGFATIIKTEFTGALGKEETDNPTGTPFYLYGSMKVNEKLAIGLGVYTPFGNKVDWGKTWSGKYLIQDIELKAIYIQPTISYQLADWISVGAGLNIVYGEEDLNRALPLASLGAPDGEVNINGSKIQYGYNLGVFLQPTEKLNVGLSYRSQVDVELEYSDGDADFTVIDPVSPLFPDGGVAATLPLPASFNIGLAYQIDEKWLISADVNFVQWNKYKSLDFDFEKNTTTIVSTPGGPVEVPVLVDSKSTRNWSNSKTYRIGAQYSANEKLDIRAGFYYDETPTNKKFYTPETPGANKIGISAGFSYMLTDKLSVDASLLYIEGKKTTGTDPSGSFTGAYKNTGFLPGIGITYNL
- a CDS encoding tetratricopeptide repeat protein, with translation MKLFRVILFFIVICFGSSVYSNKLVDTYQQDENSVTQQILHYLDSSAHLRNVSSEKSILVCQKAILLSEDSQDHNLLSKSYKTQGINYFYAGTYDSAFIYYEKSIPQFEAINSKVDIGKVLGNIGLLYRKQGKYDKALEYYLDNLKIYKEGNYEEGLGSVFNNLGNLYFETKEINKAETYYHYALRNFKKFKKTKEIANAYCNLGAISELRKEFTTSLDYYNKSLHENSKIGNILFESKLLFNIGFLLHSQGKLDSAIIYVQKAEDIRIKIGDKDGVISTKLELGRIAIDQKKYTLAEKHLLEADKIAVKNSMLKWRAEILESLTTVYRKTGNYKKAYFHQNEMIQISDSLNEIQTTNRFAELSTAYEIEKNQKELELLQQKSQIQNLELGKKNAWIIILMIVMILGAVAIVVSLRINRLRADHKIMDLRQKVLLTQMNPHFLFNSLTAIQSFILDKKNVEANNYLSRLASLVRGILENSREEFVSLRTELETLKDYIGLQKLRFENEISYEFEIDKNIDQDQVLVPPMLAQPFVENALVHGMLRNNPNAKIQVKVSLTKNMDSLRFQIKDNGIGIDEAKKNRQAKNHKSIATSIALDRVKIYNFKSSKKMYFEILDLNHLDQNSHGTQVSYTIPLHLNCSRS